One Malania oleifera isolate guangnan ecotype guangnan chromosome 10, ASM2987363v1, whole genome shotgun sequence genomic region harbors:
- the LOC131165896 gene encoding phosphoglucan phosphatase LSF2, chloroplastic, which translates to MKRTELSMEPEPLFWRWRVKREKEKLNIYNIYIYICGQPLRLVWSTRTKMGSIVNAVFSSLFTSPLENQLVFRRKKPIFNLVGFKNSSGRMRKIYCKLPENGIEENSTTQTVPNKNKMEEYNTAMKRMMRNPYEYHHDLAKIKWNLRSCAGGMGVVMASVMLPQKPEDMDYLKQEENVAYILNLQQDNDIEYWGINLLSIKKRCKELEICHMRRPARDFDPDSLRSMLPKAVSSLEWAISDEKGRVYLHCTAGLGRAPAVAIAYMFWFLDMDLNTAYNTLTSKRPCGPNRRAIRGATYDLAKNEPWKEPFESLSEHAFEGIADWERILIRDRVRSLRWT; encoded by the exons ATGAAAAGGACAGAACTTTCCATGGAACCGGAACCACTGTTCTGGAGATGGAGGgtcaaaagagaaaaagaaaaactcaatatatataatatatatatatatatatgcgggCAACCACTTCGTCTGGTCTGGAGCACAAGAACGAAAATGGGATCCATTGTTAATGCCGTCTTCTCTTCACTCTTCACATCTCCGCTTGAAAATCAATTGGTATTCAGGAGGAAAAAACCCATTTTCAATCTCGTGGGTTTTAAGAATTCATCTGGCAGAATGAGAAAAATCTACTGTAAACTACCCGAGAATGGGATTGAAGAGAACTCCACAACCCAAACAGTCCCCAACAAGAACAAGATGGAGGAGTACAATACGGCCATGAAGAGGATGATGAGGAACCCATATGAGTATCATCACGATCTTG CAAAGATCAAGTGGAATCTCAGATCATGTGCTGGGGGGATGGGGGTGGTTATGGCTAGCGTGATGCTT CCCCAGAAACCTGAAGACATGGATTATCTGAAGCAGGAAGAGAATGTGGCTTACATTCTAAACTTGCAGCAGGACAATGACATTGAGTATTGGGGAATCAACTTGTTATCCATCAAAAAAAGATGCAAAGAGCTTGAAATCTGTCATATGAGAAGGCCA GCAAGAGACTTTGATCCGGATTCCCTAAGAAGTATGTTGCCAAAGGCGGTGTCATCATTGGAATGGGCCATTTCTGACGAGAAAGGCAGAGTGTATCTGCATTGTACCGCTGGACTGGGAAGGGCTCCTGCTGTTGCAATTGCATATATGTTCTGGTTTCTTGACATGGAT CTGAACACAGCATACAATACCCTTACATCAAAGAGGCCTTGTGGACCCAACAGAAGAGCAATACGCGGAGCTACTTATGATCTGGCTAAGAATGAACCATGGAAAGAGCCATTTGAGAGTCTTTCAGAACATGCTTTTGAGGGTATAGCAGATTGGGAGAGGATCTTGATTCGGGATAGAGTTCGATCTCTCCGTTGGACTTGA